From Mus musculus strain C57BL/6J chromosome 8, GRCm38.p6 C57BL/6J, a single genomic window includes:
- the 2610044O15Rik8 gene encoding uncharacterized protein LOC72139 — MDAVTYDDVHMNFTEEEWDLLDSSQKRLYEEVMLETYQNLTDIGYNWQDHHIEEHCQSSRRHERHERSHIGEKPYERNQCGDYSYMIG; from the exons ATG gatgcagtgacttatgaTGATGTGCATATGAACTTCACTGAGGAAGAGTGGGATTTGCTGGATTCTTCCCAGAAAAGACTCTATGAAGAGGTGATGTTGGAGACCTACCAGAATCTCACTGATATAG GCTATAATTGGCAAGACCATCATATTGAAGAACATTGTCAAAGTTCTAGAAGACATGAAAG gcatgaaagaagtcatattggagagaaaccctatgaacgtaatcaatgtg gggATTACAGTTACATGATTGGAtga